Proteins encoded within one genomic window of Pongo pygmaeus isolate AG05252 chromosome 6, NHGRI_mPonPyg2-v2.0_pri, whole genome shotgun sequence:
- the LOC129040792 gene encoding serine-aspartate repeat-containing protein F-like — protein sequence MFCTSKDDDGVGVEGKNNDAADCDDGDDDDGVGDGDDVDDDVDDGDNDNDGDDGDDDDGTDGGDDDGDNDGDDGDDGDGDDNDDDDGDDDDSDDDDGGDDDDDCDDDSDDDGDDDDDCDDDSDDDGDDDDDCDDDSDDDGDDDDDCDDDSDDGGDDDDDCDDDSDDDGDDDDDCDDDSDDDGDDDDDCDDDSDDGGDDDDDCDDDSDDDGDDDDDCDDDSDDDGDDDSDDGGDDDDDCDDDSDDDGD from the exons ATGTTCTGCACAAGTAAAgatgatgatggtgttggtgTTGAAGGTAAGAATAATGATGCTgctgattgtgatgatggtgatgatgatgatggtgttggtgatggtgatgatgtcgatgatgatgttgatgatggtgataatgataatgatggtgatgatggtgatgatgatgatgggacTGATGGtggggatgatgatggtgataatgatggtgatgatggtgatgatggtgatggtgatgataatgatgatgatgatggtgatgatgatgatagtgatga tgatgatggtggtgatgatgatgatgattgtgatgatgatagtgatgatgatggtgatgatgatgatgattgtgatgatgatagtgatgacgatggtgatgatgatgatgattgtgatgatgatagtgatgacgatggtgatgatgatgatgattgtgatgatgatagtgatgatggtggtgatgatgatgatgattgtgatgatgatagtgatgatgatggtgatgatgatgatgattgtgatgatgatagtgatgatgatggtgatgatgatgatgattgtgatgatgatagtgatgatggtggtgatgatgatgatgattgtgatgatgatagtgatgatgatggtgatgatgatgatgattgtgatgatgatagtgatgatgatggtgatgatgatagtgatgatggtggtgatgatgatgatgattgtgatgatgatagtgatgatgatggtgat